From a region of the SAR324 cluster bacterium genome:
- a CDS encoding 2,3-bisphosphoglycerate-independent phosphoglycerate mutase yields the protein MTPKQLAEHFRRRLPLIHVVLDGWGIGEQNETNAMYHAKIPVMNNLMKQFPNTQLFAHGKYVGLPSETDLGGSEVGHLTMGAGMVLEQGPSLIQNMIESGEFNNSPVLNKMIQNCLSHQTPLHLLGLLSDGNIHSHISHFIAIIKHAFNSGVKQLYVHALLDGRDVAIQSATDYTQVLEQLFHELKSQRPEVDYAFASGGGREAVTMDRDENWKSVEAGWNLHIRGKSDHYFESMDQAISFFREQDPNIIDQALPGFVITRNGKPIGPIQDNHSLIFVNFRADRAIEFTRAVVDDDFKHFDRSPRPKIEFAGMMIYDQDTQTPENFIVGSVSVESPFGKRILEHNKMQFRLTETQKFPHVTFFFNGGYREPLDRKKETYHLIESDKIPSFDLKPQMKAMEIADQAVKYILSDQYDYGLINFANADMVGHSGNLEAAIKAVELVDIQLSKIIKAIEQKNGLLVVTADHGNADQMKSFNKKKQCWEPNTKHSLNPVPFIIYDPLYDSSYKLKPLNHETQLNLSNIAATNFILMGEEHPSDINESLFDFS from the coding sequence ATGACTCCCAAACAATTGGCTGAACATTTTCGTCGTCGTCTGCCTCTGATTCATGTTGTCCTGGATGGATGGGGAATTGGGGAACAGAATGAAACCAACGCAATGTATCATGCAAAAATCCCTGTAATGAATAATCTGATGAAACAGTTTCCCAACACACAATTATTTGCACATGGCAAGTATGTAGGTTTGCCAAGCGAAACAGATCTTGGTGGGTCAGAAGTCGGACATCTGACTATGGGGGCTGGAATGGTTTTGGAACAAGGTCCCTCTTTGATTCAGAATATGATTGAATCAGGTGAATTCAACAATAGTCCAGTTCTGAATAAAATGATCCAGAACTGCTTATCTCACCAGACACCGCTACATCTCCTGGGATTGTTATCGGATGGCAATATTCATAGCCACATAAGTCATTTTATCGCCATTATCAAACATGCCTTCAATAGTGGTGTCAAACAACTTTATGTCCATGCTCTGCTGGATGGCCGAGATGTCGCTATTCAGTCAGCTACGGATTATACGCAGGTTCTGGAGCAATTGTTTCATGAACTTAAATCCCAGAGACCTGAAGTGGATTATGCGTTTGCCAGTGGGGGCGGCAGGGAAGCCGTCACAATGGATAGAGATGAAAACTGGAAAAGCGTTGAAGCTGGTTGGAATCTGCATATTCGAGGGAAGAGTGACCATTATTTTGAGTCAATGGATCAGGCGATTTCTTTTTTTAGAGAGCAGGACCCTAACATAATAGATCAGGCCTTGCCCGGTTTTGTGATCACTCGGAATGGAAAACCAATAGGTCCGATTCAAGATAATCATTCATTAATTTTTGTGAATTTTCGGGCGGATCGGGCGATTGAGTTTACAAGAGCTGTTGTTGATGATGATTTTAAGCATTTTGATCGTTCACCTCGTCCCAAAATAGAATTTGCTGGCATGATGATTTATGACCAGGACACTCAAACTCCAGAAAATTTTATTGTTGGATCTGTGTCAGTTGAATCTCCATTTGGAAAAAGAATCCTTGAACACAATAAAATGCAGTTCAGATTGACTGAAACTCAAAAATTTCCTCATGTTACTTTTTTCTTTAATGGTGGCTATCGTGAACCGTTAGACAGAAAAAAAGAGACATACCACTTGATTGAATCTGATAAAATTCCTTCGTTTGATCTAAAACCTCAAATGAAGGCCATGGAAATTGCGGATCAGGCTGTAAAGTATATACTGTCAGATCAATATGACTATGGATTGATTAATTTTGCCAATGCCGACATGGTCGGGCATTCAGGTAATTTGGAAGCCGCTATCAAGGCGGTTGAATTAGTTGATATTCAACTGTCAAAAATTATAAAAGCCATTGAACAAAAAAATGGTTTGCTTGTCGTTACCGCAGATCATGGAAATGCGGATCAGATGAAATCATTCAATAAAAAGAAACAGTGCTGGGAACCAAACACCAAACATTCACTCAATCCAGTACCATTCATTATTTATGATCCGCTGTATGATAGCAGTTATAAACTGAAACCCCTAAACCATGAAACCCAATTGAATTTGAGTAATATAGCCGCAACAAATTTTATTCTTATGGGAGAAGAACATCCATCGGATATCAATGAGTCTTTATTTGATTTCAGTTGA
- a CDS encoding nucleotide sugar dehydrogenase, whose product MKNIVCIGAGYVGGPTMAVIAEHCSAYKITVVDINQNRIDRWNSPNLPIYEPGLQEVVEKQRGKNLFFSTDVAGALTEADIVFVATNTPTKTFGEGAGRGADLQYWEKTARSILQNARKPYVIVVEKSTLPVRAAAAMARILQSGASNTRFEVISNPEFLAEGTAIIDLKKPDRVLIGGRENQEGINACQAVAQIYAHWVPQERILMTNVWSSELSKLVANAMLAQRISSINSISALCEQTQADISEVSKAIGMDQRIGPRFLEASVGFGGSCFRKDILHLAYLADYYGLPEVGRYWEHVVLMNDYQINRFFRNILINMFNTLASKKIAVFGFAFKPDTGDTRDTPALPVCMKLLEEKAVVHVHDPQALENAKEELKDITGEIYFESDPYQAVEGAHAIALVTHWKEYRVLDYERIFKLMAKPAFIFDGRNHLDHQALYDIGFNVFPIGKSPLKHF is encoded by the coding sequence ATGAAAAATATTGTATGCATTGGTGCCGGGTACGTTGGTGGTCCCACCATGGCTGTGATTGCGGAACATTGTTCAGCATATAAAATCACAGTAGTAGACATCAATCAGAATCGAATTGATCGTTGGAATTCGCCTAATCTTCCAATTTATGAACCTGGTTTGCAGGAAGTTGTAGAAAAACAACGTGGTAAAAATCTGTTTTTCAGTACGGATGTTGCCGGGGCATTGACCGAGGCGGATATTGTATTTGTTGCCACGAATACTCCTACCAAAACATTCGGAGAAGGTGCTGGCAGAGGTGCTGACCTGCAATATTGGGAAAAAACTGCCAGATCCATTTTACAAAATGCCAGAAAACCCTATGTGATTGTGGTTGAAAAAAGCACACTTCCTGTTCGTGCCGCCGCCGCAATGGCCAGGATCTTACAATCAGGAGCCAGCAATACCAGATTTGAAGTGATTTCAAATCCGGAGTTTTTAGCGGAAGGCACAGCAATCATTGATTTAAAAAAACCTGATCGGGTGTTGATCGGAGGGCGAGAAAATCAGGAAGGAATCAATGCCTGCCAAGCTGTTGCCCAAATATATGCCCATTGGGTACCTCAAGAGCGTATTCTTATGACCAACGTATGGAGCAGTGAGCTTTCCAAGTTGGTGGCCAATGCCATGCTTGCTCAAAGAATATCATCCATTAACAGCATTTCTGCTTTATGCGAACAAACTCAGGCTGATATTAGTGAAGTTAGCAAGGCCATTGGTATGGATCAACGCATTGGACCACGTTTTCTGGAAGCCAGTGTGGGGTTTGGTGGATCCTGTTTTCGGAAGGATATTTTACATCTGGCATATTTGGCCGATTACTATGGCTTGCCGGAAGTCGGTCGTTATTGGGAACATGTGGTATTGATGAATGATTATCAGATCAATCGATTTTTCAGAAATATTCTGATTAATATGTTCAATACTCTGGCAAGTAAGAAAATTGCTGTTTTTGGCTTCGCTTTTAAACCCGACACAGGTGACACTCGGGATACTCCCGCATTGCCTGTATGTATGAAACTTTTGGAAGAGAAAGCAGTGGTTCATGTGCATGATCCGCAGGCCTTGGAAAATGCAAAGGAGGAACTGAAGGATATCACTGGGGAAATATATTTTGAATCAGATCCCTATCAAGCGGTGGAAGGTGCTCATGCAATCGCGTTAGTGACCCATTGGAAAGAATATCGGGTTTTGGATTATGAGCGGATTTTTAAATTGATGGCCAAACCCGCGTTTATTTTTGATGGTAGAAATCATCTGGACCATCAGGCACTTTATGACATTGGATTTAATGTGTTTCCTATTGGGAAATCTCCTCTTAAGCATTTTTAA
- a CDS encoding DUF2322 family protein, with translation MAIFEENLKKLPEIDQIVIIRVYDQNDQLVSIIPNLKGFQGALKIFNHIVNAQGQIGLEEAKEGIRLFGEHVDAARQNPEKHPNLNLLLTLESNNFLKLKKVESSVKKLIEIMSTRSGSSEDCDVFIELMNKGLLRAAEKIRGIWQPQTYVIDGILNYFSSHSNHRIHEKYWDKIPLKTTKYSDEDFDESGVRYAPGSIVRTGAYIGPQTVIMNMAFVNIGAYIAGKGVMIDGASRVASCAQIGEGVKFGAGSGIEGVLEPAGRLPSIVENGAKIGAMCEVAGIIGEGAIVASGVVMASGKKILDQDTGKIVPPYPCVVGDKTFLLPVIPPYRLAVGGVMMSEDGKWGTDAVILKPGDLRDSTTIRHFEKQGILYQ, from the coding sequence ATGGCAATTTTTGAAGAAAATCTGAAAAAACTTCCAGAAATAGATCAAATAGTTATCATTCGAGTGTATGATCAAAATGATCAGCTTGTCTCAATTATTCCAAATCTGAAAGGCTTTCAGGGGGCGTTGAAAATTTTCAATCACATTGTCAATGCTCAAGGGCAGATTGGTTTGGAAGAAGCCAAGGAGGGAATTCGATTATTTGGAGAACATGTTGATGCCGCCAGACAAAACCCGGAAAAGCATCCTAATTTAAATCTATTATTGACATTGGAGTCGAATAATTTTTTAAAACTTAAAAAAGTTGAGAGTTCTGTCAAAAAATTGATTGAAATTATGTCCACACGTTCAGGATCTTCAGAAGATTGTGATGTGTTTATCGAACTAATGAACAAAGGCCTGTTAAGAGCCGCAGAAAAAATTCGTGGCATTTGGCAGCCACAAACTTATGTGATTGATGGTATTCTGAATTATTTCAGTAGCCACTCCAATCACCGGATTCATGAAAAATATTGGGATAAAATTCCTTTGAAAACCACAAAATACAGTGATGAAGACTTTGATGAAAGCGGAGTGCGATACGCTCCCGGATCCATTGTCAGAACGGGCGCTTATATCGGGCCTCAAACCGTGATCATGAACATGGCTTTTGTGAACATCGGGGCATATATTGCAGGAAAAGGAGTGATGATCGATGGTGCTTCCCGGGTTGCTTCGTGTGCTCAAATCGGAGAAGGCGTCAAATTTGGCGCAGGCTCCGGAATTGAAGGCGTGTTGGAACCAGCGGGGAGATTGCCTTCAATTGTTGAAAATGGCGCCAAAATTGGCGCAATGTGTGAGGTTGCGGGAATCATTGGCGAAGGGGCGATCGTTGCCAGTGGGGTTGTCATGGCATCCGGGAAAAAAATTCTGGATCAGGATACAGGTAAAATTGTCCCTCCCTATCCATGTGTCGTTGGTGATAAAACATTTTTATTGCCGGTGATTCCTCCTTATCGTCTGGCTGTCGGGGGTGTGATGATGAGTGAAGATGGAAAATGGGGAACAGATGCGGTAATTCTGAAACCAGGTGATCTAAGAGATTCAACAACAATACGCCATTTTGAGAAACAAGGTATTTTGTATCAATAA
- a CDS encoding KpsF/GutQ family sugar-phosphate isomerase, protein MSAVLQRAKTTFAIEIEGLQDMMERLDHAFEDAVELLYGCQGKVIITGMGKSGLIGRKIAATLTSTGTPSIFLHPAESIHGDMGVIGPNDTVMAISFSGETAELVPILGHVQAAGVPLIGVTGNANSALARHASVFLNIAVQKEACPLGLSPTTSSTVTLALGDALAMCLLEKRNFKSENFAVFHPGGSLGKKLTICVKDVMVTSQLPFVVDTMLMRDALEELSEKNLGILVVVDKSGRLQGVFTVGDLMRLVKQQFNFLDNKISQYMVPHPKIISRNDLAAKALHIMETHSITCLIVADSDNIPVGIIQIYHILRAGVY, encoded by the coding sequence ATGTCTGCTGTATTACAACGAGCAAAAACTACATTTGCCATAGAAATTGAAGGTCTTCAGGACATGATGGAACGACTGGATCATGCGTTTGAAGATGCGGTGGAACTGTTATATGGTTGCCAAGGTAAGGTCATTATTACCGGAATGGGGAAAAGCGGGTTGATCGGTCGCAAAATTGCGGCGACTTTGACCAGCACAGGGACACCTTCCATTTTTTTACATCCTGCGGAAAGTATTCATGGAGATATGGGTGTCATTGGCCCCAATGATACAGTAATGGCAATTTCCTTCAGTGGTGAAACCGCGGAATTAGTTCCAATTTTGGGGCATGTTCAGGCTGCCGGAGTACCTTTGATTGGTGTGACTGGAAATGCGAATTCCGCATTGGCTCGTCATGCCTCTGTGTTTCTCAATATCGCTGTTCAGAAAGAGGCCTGTCCTTTGGGGCTTTCGCCGACAACCAGCAGTACCGTGACCTTGGCATTGGGGGATGCGTTAGCCATGTGCTTGCTGGAAAAAAGAAATTTTAAGTCAGAAAATTTCGCTGTTTTTCACCCTGGTGGCAGTCTGGGCAAAAAATTGACAATCTGTGTCAAAGATGTAATGGTCACAAGCCAGTTGCCTTTTGTGGTAGATACCATGCTGATGCGAGACGCGTTGGAAGAACTTTCAGAAAAAAACTTGGGAATCCTGGTGGTTGTTGACAAGTCTGGCCGATTGCAGGGCGTATTCACTGTGGGTGATTTGATGCGTCTGGTGAAACAGCAATTCAATTTTCTGGATAACAAAATAAGCCAGTATATGGTTCCCCATCCCAAAATTATTTCCAGAAATGATCTTGCGGCAAAAGCATTGCATATAATGGAAACCCATTCCATCACTTGTCTGATTGTGGCGGATTCTGATAATATACCTGTTGGAATTATTCAGATTTACCATATTCTCCGGGCTGGAGTTTATTAG